The Equus przewalskii isolate Varuska chromosome 8, EquPr2, whole genome shotgun sequence genome has a window encoding:
- the LOC139085059 gene encoding uncharacterized protein isoform X2, with amino-acid sequence MDQRRRADQGGSRSVLRWGGKLAAHPSVLGHGGRRDAAAWRSLGLAPRHSASVYLPALTPAAGRPLTTRAAAGRRGAEARRVGVSRRHLLPELLPSARARTSATHPGHAALAARREAALACQWHRAPGSPLSEVQGFIPASAGNHAQGPPATPRWGGAAQVPRHVGPRSLPFLPRPPHLEAANSVVMTGSARRDFEHKNHARTFENPDAQAALWSIKSEFLRWKGAQEGWCQDDSIARL; translated from the coding sequence ATGGACCAAAGAAGAAGAGCGGACCAGGGAGGCTCCCGCTCTGTGCTCCGGTGGGGAGGGAAGCTGGCAGCTCACCCCTCGGTGCTCGGCCACGGCGGCCGCAGGGACGCTGCAGCCTGGCGCTCCCTCGGGCTCGCCCCGCGCCACTCGGCCTCGGTTTACCTGCCCGCGCTCACGCCCGCGGCCGGCCGGCCTCTCACCACCCGGGCCGCTGCGGGCCGGCGGGGTGCGGAGGCGCGGCGCGTCGGAGTCAGCCGGCGCCACCTCCTCCCCGAGCTGCTGCCCAGTGCCCGGGCCCGGACCTCGGCAACTCACCCCGGACACGCTGCCCTCGCTGCCCGCCGAGAAGCCGCGCTCGCCTGCCAATGGCACCGGGCCCCTGGCTCGCCGCTGAGCGAGGTTCAAGGATTTATCCCAGCGTCCGCCGGAAACCACGCCCAAGGGCCGCCGGCCACGCCCCGCTGGGGTGGGGCCGCCCAGGTCCCGCGCCACGTGGGCCCGCGCTCCCTTCCTTTTTTGCCCCGGCCGCCACATTTGGAAGCTGCAAATTCGGTTGTGATGACTGGATCTGCACGCCGGGATTTCGAACATAAGAATCACGCGCGGACGTTTGAAAATCCCGATGCCCAGGCTGCACTCTGGAgtattaaatcagaatttctgcgTTGGAAGGGGGCCCAG
- the LOC139085059 gene encoding uncharacterized protein isoform X1 — protein MFTLGRGAGKGHGANWGPWEARKRCIEQQRAERLGRMDQRRRADQGGSRSVLRWGGKLAAHPSVLGHGGRRDAAAWRSLGLAPRHSASVYLPALTPAAGRPLTTRAAAGRRGAEARRVGVSRRHLLPELLPSARARTSATHPGHAALAARREAALACQWHRAPGSPLSEVQGFIPASAGNHAQGPPATPRWGGAAQVPRHVGPRSLPFLPRPPHLEAANSVVMTGSARRDFEHKNHARTFENPDAQAALWSIKSEFLRWKGAQEGWCQDDSIARL, from the coding sequence ATGTTTACCCTGGGAAGGGGGGCAGGTAAGGGGCATGGGGCGAATTGGGGGCCGTGGGAAGCAAGAAAGAGATGCATTGAGCAGCAGAGAGCAGAGCGCTTGGGCAGAATGGACCAAAGAAGAAGAGCGGACCAGGGAGGCTCCCGCTCTGTGCTCCGGTGGGGAGGGAAGCTGGCAGCTCACCCCTCGGTGCTCGGCCACGGCGGCCGCAGGGACGCTGCAGCCTGGCGCTCCCTCGGGCTCGCCCCGCGCCACTCGGCCTCGGTTTACCTGCCCGCGCTCACGCCCGCGGCCGGCCGGCCTCTCACCACCCGGGCCGCTGCGGGCCGGCGGGGTGCGGAGGCGCGGCGCGTCGGAGTCAGCCGGCGCCACCTCCTCCCCGAGCTGCTGCCCAGTGCCCGGGCCCGGACCTCGGCAACTCACCCCGGACACGCTGCCCTCGCTGCCCGCCGAGAAGCCGCGCTCGCCTGCCAATGGCACCGGGCCCCTGGCTCGCCGCTGAGCGAGGTTCAAGGATTTATCCCAGCGTCCGCCGGAAACCACGCCCAAGGGCCGCCGGCCACGCCCCGCTGGGGTGGGGCCGCCCAGGTCCCGCGCCACGTGGGCCCGCGCTCCCTTCCTTTTTTGCCCCGGCCGCCACATTTGGAAGCTGCAAATTCGGTTGTGATGACTGGATCTGCACGCCGGGATTTCGAACATAAGAATCACGCGCGGACGTTTGAAAATCCCGATGCCCAGGCTGCACTCTGGAgtattaaatcagaatttctgcgTTGGAAGGGGGCCCAG